From Streptomyces cyaneogriseus subsp. noncyanogenus, the proteins below share one genomic window:
- a CDS encoding glycerate kinase, translated as MLNRVVVAPSGFKESLSAQAAADAIAAGVRRALPHADIDRVPLVDGGEGTAVALSAATGGRLVALAATGPLGERIGTHFALLGGGDTAVVEMAAVAGLSLVPRSLRDPGATTTYGVGELILAALGTGVRRVLVGCGDSGTCDGGAGALQALGARLLDADGFELPQGGRELRRLARIDPSGLDPRLGDVDLLVACNPYNVLCGERGVARVFGPQKGATAAQVEELSQALENWARVLTRDLSAGGADLRLDPGTGASGGLGAGLAALGARLLPRFEVLLDHLDLDARLARADLVVTAEGALDHQTPRGKVPAEVARRAKLHGRPVLALAGTLGDGAHEVPGIDACHGILPAPMALAEAMLRAAELLTDATERALRMILLGARLPAHAAAAEVSGTQRPSSVR; from the coding sequence ATGCTGAACCGAGTCGTCGTCGCCCCGAGCGGTTTCAAGGAGTCCCTGTCCGCCCAGGCCGCGGCCGACGCCATCGCCGCGGGCGTACGCCGTGCGCTGCCGCACGCCGACATCGACCGCGTCCCCCTGGTGGACGGCGGCGAGGGCACCGCCGTGGCGCTGTCGGCCGCGACCGGCGGGCGGCTGGTCGCGCTGGCGGCCACCGGGCCGCTGGGCGAGCGGATCGGCACCCACTTCGCGCTGCTCGGCGGCGGGGACACGGCCGTGGTGGAGATGGCGGCGGTCGCCGGCCTGTCCCTCGTCCCGCGCTCCCTGCGCGATCCGGGCGCGACGACGACGTACGGCGTCGGCGAGCTGATCCTCGCCGCGCTCGGCACCGGTGTCCGGCGGGTGCTGGTCGGCTGCGGCGACTCGGGCACCTGCGACGGCGGCGCGGGCGCGCTCCAGGCGCTGGGCGCCCGGCTGCTGGACGCCGACGGGTTCGAACTCCCCCAGGGCGGCCGGGAGTTGCGGCGGCTGGCCCGCATCGACCCGTCCGGCCTCGACCCCCGCCTCGGGGACGTCGACCTGCTCGTGGCCTGCAACCCGTACAACGTGCTGTGCGGCGAGCGGGGCGTGGCCCGTGTCTTCGGCCCCCAGAAGGGGGCCACCGCGGCCCAGGTGGAGGAGTTGTCGCAGGCGCTGGAGAACTGGGCCCGCGTCCTGACCCGCGACCTTTCCGCCGGCGGCGCCGATCTGCGTCTGGACCCCGGCACCGGCGCCTCGGGCGGCCTGGGCGCGGGACTGGCCGCTCTCGGCGCCCGCCTGCTGCCCCGCTTCGAGGTGCTGCTGGACCATCTGGACCTGGACGCCCGGCTGGCCCGCGCCGACCTCGTCGTCACCGCCGAGGGCGCCCTCGACCACCAGACGCCGCGCGGCAAGGTCCCCGCCGAGGTGGCCCGCCGCGCCAAGCTCCACGGCCGCCCGGTGCTCGCGCTGGCGGGCACGCTCGGCGACGGCGCCCACGAGGTGCCGGGCATCGACGCCTGCCACGGCATCCTGCCCGCCCCGATGGCCCTGGCGGAGGCGATGCTGCGGGCCGCCGAACTCCTCACGGACGCCACCGAGCGCGCCCTGCGCATGATCCTGCTGGGCGCCCGGCTACCGGCTCACGCGGCCGCGGCGGAGGTGTCCGGCACGCAGCGCCCGTCCTCGGTGCGGTAG
- a CDS encoding aminotransferase class V-fold PLP-dependent enzyme: MSVSTAAADQSVCAPLPVLGRDVTVPLVTGGEVTYAALDYAASAPALQRVWDDVAAYAPYYGSVHRGAGYLSQLSTDLFENARRTVAGFLDCRETDQVVFTRSTTDSLNLLAAALPAGCRVFVFETEHHASLLPWRDAEVTCLDAPRTPQQAVETLERALADRDPHGPALVCVTGASNVTGELWPVRELAAAAHAHGARIVLDAAQLAPHHPVSVRDLDVDWVAFSGHKLYAPFGSGVLAGRADWLREAEPYLAGGGASRKVTRRADGGVDVEWHDSAARHEAGSPNVIGAYAIASACKALTEAGFEDLVARERYLIDTVRAGLAEVPEVRVLSLFGDDAPRVGVISFVVEGWNSSHFAAALSAEYGIGVRDGLFCAHPLVRTLLGSDPQTQGECGAPEAAPGEKSLNAIRVSFGAGTPDEHVERFLTAVQELVRDGARWNYRTEDGRCVPDTSAAAA, from the coding sequence ATGTCCGTCTCCACCGCTGCCGCCGACCAGTCCGTCTGTGCCCCGCTGCCCGTTCTGGGCCGGGATGTCACCGTCCCCCTCGTCACCGGTGGCGAGGTCACCTACGCCGCGCTCGACTACGCCGCCAGCGCCCCGGCGCTCCAGCGGGTCTGGGACGACGTGGCGGCGTACGCGCCGTACTACGGCAGCGTGCACCGCGGCGCCGGGTATCTGTCGCAGTTGTCGACCGACCTGTTCGAGAACGCCCGCCGGACCGTCGCCGGGTTCCTCGACTGCCGGGAGACGGACCAGGTGGTGTTCACCCGGTCCACCACCGACTCCCTCAACCTGCTCGCCGCCGCCCTGCCCGCCGGCTGCCGGGTCTTCGTCTTCGAGACCGAGCACCACGCCTCCCTGCTGCCCTGGCGGGACGCGGAGGTCACCTGCCTCGACGCCCCGCGCACCCCGCAACAGGCCGTGGAGACCCTGGAGCGCGCCCTGGCCGACCGCGACCCCCACGGCCCCGCCCTCGTCTGCGTCACCGGCGCCTCCAACGTCACCGGAGAGCTGTGGCCGGTGCGCGAGCTGGCCGCCGCCGCGCACGCGCACGGCGCCCGGATCGTGCTCGACGCCGCCCAGCTCGCCCCGCACCACCCGGTCAGCGTCCGCGACCTCGACGTCGACTGGGTCGCCTTCTCCGGGCACAAGCTGTACGCCCCCTTCGGCTCCGGCGTGCTGGCGGGCCGCGCCGACTGGCTGCGCGAGGCCGAGCCGTACCTCGCGGGCGGCGGCGCCAGCCGCAAGGTCACCCGGCGCGCGGACGGGGGAGTGGACGTGGAGTGGCACGACAGCGCCGCCCGCCACGAGGCCGGGTCGCCCAACGTGATCGGCGCCTACGCCATCGCCTCCGCCTGCAAGGCCCTCACCGAGGCCGGGTTCGAGGATCTGGTCGCCCGGGAGCGGTACCTGATCGACACGGTGCGGGCGGGGCTGGCGGAGGTGCCCGAGGTCAGGGTGCTCTCGCTGTTCGGCGACGACGCCCCGCGCGTGGGCGTCATCTCCTTCGTCGTCGAGGGCTGGAACAGCTCCCACTTCGCCGCCGCCCTGTCGGCCGAGTACGGCATCGGCGTACGCGACGGCCTGTTCTGCGCCCACCCGCTGGTGCGCACCCTGCTCGGCAGCGACCCGCAGACGCAGGGCGAGTGCGGCGCCCCCGAGGCGGCGCCCGGCGAGAAGTCCCTCAACGCGATCCGGGTCAGCTTCGGCGCGGGCACGCCGGACGAGCACGTGGAGCGCTTCCTGACGGCGGTGCAGGAACTGGTGCGCGACGGCGCGCGGTGGAACTACCGCACCGAGGACGGGCGCTGCGTGCCGGACACCTCCGCCGCGGCCGCGTGA
- the trpD gene encoding anthranilate phosphoribosyltransferase, which translates to MSAVTPAGGDTAAGRSWPVLLNGLLEGRDLSADETAWAMDVIMRGEATDAQIAGFAVALRSKGETVEEITGLVRTMYDHARVIEVPGETVDIVGTGGDGAKTVNISTMSAIVVAGTGAKVVKHGNRAASSASGASDVLEKLGVNLELPVQRVAQVAEEAGITFCFAVKFHPALRHVAAARGQLGIRTTFNVLGPLTNPARVKAQAVGVADPRMAPIVAGVLARRGNSSLVFRGDDGLDELTTTSTSRVWVVRDGEVTEEHFDPRDVGIELVPVEALRGADASYNADVARRLLHGETGPVRDAVLLNAAAALVALAPGEAPLTERIRAGMEKAAESIDSGAALRVLERWVAASNA; encoded by the coding sequence ATGAGCGCTGTGACCCCCGCTGGAGGCGACACCGCGGCGGGCCGTTCCTGGCCCGTCCTGCTGAACGGCCTGCTGGAGGGCCGGGACCTGTCCGCGGACGAGACCGCCTGGGCGATGGACGTGATCATGCGCGGCGAGGCGACCGACGCGCAGATCGCCGGCTTCGCGGTGGCGCTGCGGTCCAAGGGCGAGACGGTCGAGGAGATCACCGGCCTGGTCCGCACGATGTACGACCACGCCAGGGTGATCGAGGTGCCGGGGGAGACCGTCGACATCGTCGGCACCGGCGGTGACGGCGCGAAGACGGTCAACATCTCCACCATGTCGGCGATCGTGGTCGCCGGGACGGGCGCGAAGGTCGTCAAGCACGGCAACCGCGCCGCGTCGTCGGCGTCGGGCGCCTCGGACGTGCTGGAGAAGCTCGGCGTCAACCTGGAGCTGCCGGTTCAGCGGGTCGCCCAGGTCGCCGAGGAGGCCGGGATCACCTTCTGCTTCGCGGTGAAGTTCCACCCGGCGCTGCGCCATGTCGCGGCGGCCCGCGGCCAGCTCGGCATCCGCACGACGTTCAACGTGCTCGGCCCGCTGACCAACCCGGCCCGGGTCAAGGCCCAGGCGGTGGGCGTCGCGGACCCGCGGATGGCGCCGATCGTGGCCGGCGTGCTGGCCAGGCGCGGCAACTCCTCGCTGGTCTTCCGCGGCGACGACGGTCTGGACGAGCTGACCACCACGTCCACGTCCCGGGTCTGGGTCGTCCGGGACGGCGAGGTCACCGAGGAGCACTTCGACCCGCGGGACGTCGGTATCGAGCTGGTCCCGGTGGAGGCGCTGCGCGGCGCCGACGCCTCCTACAACGCCGACGTGGCCCGGCGCCTGCTGCACGGGGAGACCGGCCCGGTGCGGGACGCGGTGCTGCTCAACGCCGCGGCGGCCCTGGTGGCCCTGGCGCCCGGCGAGGCGCCCCTGACGGAGCGGATCCGGGCCGGCATGGAAAAGGCGGCCGAGTCGATCGACTCGGGCGCCGCCCTGCGGGTCCTGGAGCGCTGGGTGGCCGCCAGCAACGCGTGA
- the qcrB gene encoding cytochrome bc1 complex cytochrome b subunit: MSTNTSTESRSRGKAPAGERVADWADGRLGIYSLAKANMRKIFPDHWSFMLGEVCLYSFIIIILTGVYLTLFFHPSMNEVEYHGSYVPMQGQLMSEAYKSTLDISFDVRGGLLIRQIHHWAAVIFLAGMFVHMMRVFFTGAFRKPREINWLFGFLLFVLGMFTGFTGYSLPDDLLSGTGVRFTQGAILSVPIVGTYISMFLFGGEFPGDDMVARFYSIHILLLPGIMLGLVVAHLILVFYHKHTQFAGPGRTNKNVVGMPLLPVYMAKAGGFFFLVFGVIAILGGIASINPIWVLGPYRPDQVSTGAQPDWYMGFAEGLVRAMPGWEINFWGHTLVLGVFVPLVLFGLFLAAIAVYPFIESWVTGDKREHHILDRPRNAPTRTALGVAWITAYMIMLIGGGNDIVATHFHLSINAVTWFVRIGFFVGPVIAFVITKRICLGLQRRDKEKVLHGRESGIIKRLPHGEFIEVHEPLSQEQLYTLTAHEQYQPAEIGPTVDENGVERKVKGSEKLRAKLSKAYYGEESQIPKPTVEEYKEITSGHGHH, translated from the coding sequence ATGAGCACCAACACCAGCACAGAGTCCCGCTCTCGCGGGAAGGCACCGGCCGGCGAGCGCGTCGCCGACTGGGCCGACGGCCGGCTCGGGATCTACTCCCTGGCCAAGGCCAACATGCGGAAGATCTTCCCGGACCACTGGTCCTTCATGCTGGGCGAGGTCTGCCTCTACAGCTTCATCATCATCATCCTCACGGGTGTGTACCTGACGCTGTTCTTCCACCCGTCGATGAACGAGGTGGAGTACCACGGCTCCTACGTCCCGATGCAGGGACAGCTGATGAGCGAGGCGTACAAGTCGACGCTGGACATCAGCTTCGACGTGCGCGGCGGTCTGCTCATCCGGCAGATCCACCACTGGGCGGCCGTCATCTTCCTGGCCGGCATGTTCGTGCACATGATGCGCGTCTTCTTCACCGGCGCGTTCCGCAAGCCGCGTGAGATCAACTGGCTGTTCGGCTTCCTGCTGTTCGTCCTCGGCATGTTCACCGGTTTCACCGGCTACTCGCTCCCGGACGACCTGCTCTCCGGCACCGGTGTCCGCTTCACGCAGGGCGCGATCCTGTCCGTGCCGATCGTCGGCACGTACATCTCGATGTTCCTGTTCGGCGGCGAGTTCCCCGGCGACGACATGGTGGCCCGGTTCTACTCGATCCACATCCTGCTGCTGCCGGGCATCATGCTCGGTCTGGTGGTCGCCCACCTGATCCTGGTCTTCTACCACAAGCACACGCAGTTCGCGGGTCCCGGACGGACCAACAAGAACGTCGTCGGCATGCCGCTGCTGCCGGTCTACATGGCCAAGGCCGGAGGCTTCTTCTTCCTGGTCTTCGGTGTCATCGCGATCCTCGGCGGCATCGCGTCGATCAACCCGATCTGGGTGCTCGGCCCGTACCGCCCGGACCAGGTGTCCACCGGCGCCCAGCCCGACTGGTACATGGGCTTCGCCGAGGGCCTCGTCCGCGCCATGCCCGGCTGGGAGATCAACTTCTGGGGTCACACGCTGGTCCTCGGCGTGTTCGTCCCGCTGGTGCTGTTCGGTCTGTTCCTCGCGGCGATCGCCGTGTACCCCTTCATCGAGTCGTGGGTCACCGGCGACAAGCGCGAGCACCACATCCTGGACCGGCCGCGCAACGCCCCGACGCGCACCGCCCTCGGCGTCGCGTGGATCACCGCGTACATGATCATGCTGATCGGTGGTGGCAACGACATCGTCGCGACCCACTTCCACCTGTCGATCAACGCGGTCACCTGGTTCGTCCGCATCGGCTTCTTCGTCGGCCCGGTCATCGCCTTCGTCATCACCAAGCGGATCTGCCTCGGCCTCCAGCGCCGGGACAAGGAGAAGGTGCTGCACGGCCGCGAGTCGGGCATCATCAAGCGCCTGCCGCACGGTGAGTTCATCGAGGTGCACGAGCCGCTCAGCCAGGAGCAGCTCTACACGCTCACCGCGCACGAGCAGTACCAGCCGGCCGAGATCGGCCCGACGGTCGACGAGAACGGCGTCGAGCGCAAGGTGAAGGGCTCCGAGAAGCTGCGGGCCAAGCTCAGCAAGGCGTACTACGGCGAGGAGTCCCAGATTCCGAAGCCGACCGTCGAGGAGTACAAGGAGATCACGAGCGGCCACGGCCACCACTGA
- the qcrA gene encoding cytochrome bc1 complex Rieske iron-sulfur subunit, with amino-acid sequence MSSQDIPEENLPAAQDTAHGAVGVADEKHPFADPGLPPHEHRIQDVDERAAKRSERSVALMFTVSMLATIGFIASFVAIPHDKSVYIFPIGHINALNFALGVTLGLALFCIGAGAVHWARTLMSDVEVADDRHPIEASEEVRAKVHADFKQGAKESVIGRRKLIRNTMFGALTLVPLSGVVLLRDLGPLPEEKLRHTLWSKGKLLVNMNTNEPLRPSDVAVGSLTFAKPEGLEEHDHGFQNEIAKAALMIVRIQPENIKDKRELEWSHEGIVAFSKICTHVGCPISLYEQQTHHVLCPCHQSTFDLSDGARVIFGPAGHPLPQLRIGVNDEGYLEALGDFAEPVGPAFWERG; translated from the coding sequence ATGAGTAGCCAAGACATTCCCGAAGAGAACCTGCCCGCAGCGCAGGACACCGCACACGGCGCGGTAGGCGTCGCGGACGAGAAGCACCCGTTCGCCGACCCGGGCCTGCCGCCCCACGAGCACCGGATCCAGGACGTCGACGAGCGGGCCGCCAAGCGGTCCGAGCGGTCGGTCGCCCTGATGTTCACGGTGTCGATGCTGGCCACCATCGGCTTCATCGCCTCGTTCGTCGCGATCCCGCACGACAAGTCGGTCTACATCTTCCCGATCGGCCACATCAACGCGCTGAACTTCGCCCTGGGCGTGACCCTGGGCCTGGCGCTGTTCTGCATCGGCGCGGGCGCGGTCCACTGGGCCCGCACCCTGATGTCCGACGTGGAGGTCGCCGACGACCGGCACCCGATCGAGGCCTCCGAAGAGGTCCGCGCGAAGGTCCACGCCGACTTCAAGCAGGGCGCCAAGGAGTCCGTGATCGGCCGTCGCAAGCTGATCCGCAACACCATGTTCGGCGCGCTCACCCTGGTGCCGCTCTCCGGTGTCGTCCTGCTGCGCGACCTCGGCCCGCTGCCCGAGGAGAAGCTGCGCCACACCCTGTGGTCCAAGGGCAAGCTGCTGGTCAACATGAACACGAACGAGCCGCTGCGCCCGTCCGACGTGGCCGTCGGCTCGCTCACCTTCGCCAAGCCCGAGGGCCTGGAGGAGCACGACCACGGCTTCCAGAACGAGATCGCCAAGGCCGCCCTGATGATCGTCCGGATCCAGCCGGAGAACATCAAGGACAAGCGCGAGCTCGAGTGGTCGCACGAGGGCATCGTCGCGTTCTCGAAGATCTGCACCCACGTCGGTTGCCCGATCTCCCTGTACGAGCAGCAGACGCACCACGTGCTGTGCCCCTGCCACCAGTCCACCTTCGACCTCTCCGACGGCGCCCGGGTGATCTTCGGTCCCGCCGGTCACCCGCTGCCGCAGCTGCGCATCGGTGTGAACGACGAGGGCTACCTCGAAGCGCTCGGCGACTTCGCAGAGCCCGTCGGTCCTGCCTTCTGGGAGCGCGGATGA
- the qcrC gene encoding cytochrome bc1 complex diheme cytochrome c subunit, with amino-acid sequence MKKLSARRRHPLAALVVLLLALACTGGLYAAFAPADKAQADETAQSLAIDEGKKLYSVGCASCHGTDGQGTTDGPSLVGVGAAAVDFQVGTGRMPAQQPGAQVPRKKNIYSQAEIDQLAAYVASLGAGPTVPTKEQYGPEGADIAKGGDLFRTNCAQCHNFTGKGGALTHGKYAPTLEGVDPKHIYEAMETGPQNMPSFPDGTLSEQNKKDIIAYLNAVNGEESESRGGLELGGIGPVAEGLFGWIFGLGTLIAIAVWVAARTAKAKKS; translated from the coding sequence GTGAAAAAGCTCTCCGCACGACGACGCCACCCGCTGGCGGCGCTCGTCGTCCTACTCCTCGCGCTGGCATGCACCGGGGGGCTGTACGCCGCGTTCGCACCCGCGGACAAGGCGCAGGCCGACGAAACCGCCCAGTCCCTCGCCATCGACGAGGGCAAGAAGCTCTACTCGGTCGGCTGCGCCAGCTGCCACGGCACCGATGGTCAGGGCACCACCGACGGTCCGAGCCTGGTGGGCGTGGGCGCCGCGGCCGTCGACTTCCAGGTGGGCACCGGCCGTATGCCGGCCCAGCAGCCGGGCGCGCAGGTCCCGCGCAAGAAGAACATCTACTCGCAGGCCGAGATCGACCAGCTCGCGGCGTACGTCGCCTCGCTGGGCGCCGGTCCGACCGTTCCCACCAAGGAGCAGTACGGCCCCGAGGGCGCGGACATCGCCAAGGGCGGCGACCTGTTCCGCACCAACTGCGCGCAGTGCCACAACTTCACCGGCAAGGGCGGCGCGCTGACGCACGGCAAGTACGCCCCGACCCTCGAGGGCGTCGACCCGAAGCACATCTACGAGGCCATGGAGACCGGCCCGCAGAACATGCCCTCCTTCCCCGACGGCACCCTGTCGGAGCAGAACAAGAAGGACATCATCGCGTACCTGAACGCGGTCAACGGAGAAGAGAGCGAGAGCCGAGGCGGCCTCGAGCTGGGTGGCATCGGGCCGGTCGCCGAGGGCCTCTTCGGCTGGATCTTCGGCCTCGGCACCCTCATCGCCATCGCCGTGTGGGTCGCCGCCCGGACCGCAAAGGCCAAGAAGTCATGA
- the ctaE gene encoding aa3-type cytochrome oxidase subunit III: protein MSVVATATTVDTGHAHPSVNRPNLTSVGTIIWLSSELMFFAALFAMYFTLRSVTGPDFWSEKADALNFPFSATNTTILVLSSLTCQLGVFAAERGDVKKLRMWFIVTFIMGAIFIGGQVFEYTELVKHEGLSLSSDPYGSVFYLTTGFHGLHVTGGLIAFLLVLGRTYAARRFTHEQATAAIVVSYYWHFVDVVWIGLFATIYMIK from the coding sequence ATGTCGGTCGTGGCGACAGCAACGACAGTAGACACCGGGCACGCGCACCCGTCGGTCAATCGACCGAACCTCACCAGCGTCGGAACCATCATCTGGCTGAGTTCCGAGCTGATGTTCTTCGCGGCCCTCTTCGCGATGTACTTCACCCTGCGATCGGTGACCGGGCCGGACTTCTGGTCCGAGAAGGCCGACGCCCTGAACTTCCCGTTCTCGGCGACGAACACCACGATCCTGGTGCTCTCCTCCCTCACCTGCCAGCTCGGCGTGTTCGCCGCCGAGCGCGGTGACGTGAAGAAGCTCCGGATGTGGTTCATCGTCACCTTCATCATGGGTGCGATCTTCATCGGCGGTCAGGTGTTCGAGTACACCGAGCTGGTCAAGCACGAGGGCCTCTCGCTCTCGTCCGACCCGTACGGCTCGGTGTTCTACCTGACCACCGGCTTCCACGGCCTGCACGTGACGGGCGGACTCATCGCCTTCCTGCTGGTCCTCGGCCGCACCTACGCGGCCCGGAGGTTCACCCACGAGCAGGCGACCGCCGCCATCGTCGTGTCCTACTACTGGCACTTCGTCGATGTCGTCTGGATCGGCCTCTTCGCCACGATCTACATGATCAAGTAG
- a CDS encoding L,D-transpeptidase, whose translation MSHSVPFRARGRILAGCTALVVALGAGAAGCGGDGDPLATAPYDAADQISFNGPTGAGKTADPDQPLEVVAEDSDGRITDVTAQDASGRYVAGELSADGTRWHSVSPLAADTRYTVRVSTENGDGEPGREVLTFRTGRPAANKRLDVTFGPEAGTYGVGQPVTAELSEPVRDPAQRAVVERALKVRSTPAVEGAWHWVDDEELHYRPRDYWPVGATVEAYSTLEGIKVSDRVWGGGAKPLRFITGDRVIAVTDAAAHTMTVYRNGEEIRRIPVTTGKPGFETRNGVKVVLGKEPFVRMRSSTVGIAEGSADSYDLPVHFATRVTWSGEYVHAAPWSVGSQGSANVSHGCVGMSTGNAQWFFGTVREGDLVEVVNSYGETMEPFGNGFGDWNLDWKQWRAGSALTGGKPDGPRPEDAARLRPAQV comes from the coding sequence ATGAGCCACTCAGTTCCCTTCCGAGCGCGGGGGCGCATCCTCGCCGGCTGCACGGCGCTGGTCGTCGCCCTCGGCGCGGGCGCCGCCGGCTGCGGCGGCGACGGTGATCCGCTGGCCACCGCGCCGTACGACGCGGCGGACCAGATCTCCTTCAACGGCCCCACCGGCGCCGGGAAGACGGCCGACCCGGACCAGCCCCTGGAGGTCGTCGCCGAGGACTCCGACGGCCGCATCACGGACGTCACGGCCCAGGACGCCTCGGGCCGGTACGTGGCGGGCGAACTCTCCGCCGACGGCACCCGCTGGCACAGCGTCTCCCCGCTGGCCGCCGACACGCGGTACACGGTGCGCGTCAGCACCGAGAACGGCGACGGCGAGCCCGGCCGGGAGGTCCTCACCTTCCGGACCGGCAGGCCCGCCGCCAACAAGCGCCTGGACGTCACCTTCGGCCCCGAGGCGGGCACGTACGGCGTCGGCCAGCCCGTCACGGCCGAACTCAGCGAGCCGGTGCGGGACCCGGCGCAGCGGGCCGTCGTGGAGCGGGCCCTGAAGGTGCGCTCCACCCCCGCGGTGGAGGGCGCCTGGCACTGGGTGGACGACGAGGAACTGCACTACCGGCCCCGGGACTACTGGCCCGTCGGCGCCACCGTCGAGGCGTACAGCACCCTGGAGGGCATCAAGGTCAGCGACCGGGTGTGGGGCGGCGGGGCCAAGCCCCTGAGGTTCATAACCGGCGACCGCGTCATCGCCGTCACCGACGCCGCCGCGCACACGATGACGGTCTACCGCAACGGCGAGGAGATCAGGCGGATACCCGTCACCACCGGCAAGCCCGGGTTCGAGACCCGCAACGGCGTCAAGGTGGTGCTCGGCAAGGAACCGTTCGTACGCATGCGCAGCAGCACCGTCGGCATAGCCGAGGGCTCGGCGGACTCCTACGACCTGCCCGTCCACTTCGCCACCCGGGTCACCTGGAGCGGCGAGTACGTGCACGCCGCCCCCTGGTCGGTGGGCTCCCAGGGCAGCGCCAACGTCAGCCACGGCTGCGTCGGCATGAGCACCGGCAACGCCCAGTGGTTCTTCGGCACCGTCCGCGAGGGCGACCTGGTCGAGGTGGTCAACTCCTACGGCGAGACCATGGAGCCGTTCGGCAACGGCTTCGGCGACTGGAACCTCGACTGGAAGCAGTGGCGGGCCGGCAGCGCCCTGACGGGCGGCAAGCCCGACGGCCCCCGCCCCGAGGACGCCGCCCGGCTGCGGCCCGCCCAGGTGTGA
- a CDS encoding cytochrome c oxidase subunit 4 — MKIQGKMFIWLSVFILAMAIVYGVWSKEPAGTTALFLAFGLAIMIGFYLGFTAKRVDVGAQDDKEADVADDAGEIGFFSPHSWQPLSLAIGGAFAFLSIAIGWWLMFFSAPLMLIGLWGWVFEYYRGENRTQ; from the coding sequence GTGAAGATCCAGGGCAAGATGTTCATCTGGCTGAGCGTCTTCATCCTCGCCATGGCGATCGTCTATGGCGTGTGGTCGAAGGAGCCGGCCGGCACCACGGCGCTCTTCCTGGCCTTCGGCCTGGCCATCATGATCGGCTTCTACCTCGGCTTCACGGCCAAGCGGGTGGACGTCGGGGCGCAGGACGACAAGGAAGCGGACGTCGCCGACGACGCCGGCGAGATCGGGTTCTTCAGCCCGCACAGCTGGCAGCCGCTCTCCCTGGCCATCGGTGGTGCCTTCGCCTTCCTGAGCATCGCCATCGGCTGGTGGCTGATGTTCTTCTCGGCGCCGCTGATGCTGATCGGCCTCTGGGGCTGGGTGTTCGAGTACTACCGCGGTGAGAACCGCACCCAGTAA